From a region of the uncultured Draconibacterium sp. genome:
- the tsaA gene encoding tRNA (N6-threonylcarbamoyladenosine(37)-N6)-methyltransferase TrmO: MKELEKVELSRIGTISTPHKTIANIPIQSVGAKEYTGIIELEPYLTEALEGLEGFSNLILLYHLHLVDGYKLKVKPFMDDKEHGVFATRSPKRPSPIGVSTVELLKIEGNRIWFTGADMLDGTPLIDIKPFFRQVDNRPDAISGWLDAKDDDLPAKHRSDDRFA; this comes from the coding sequence ATGAAAGAATTAGAAAAAGTTGAATTGAGTAGAATAGGTACGATTTCTACACCGCATAAAACCATTGCAAACATTCCGATTCAGTCGGTTGGAGCAAAAGAGTACACCGGCATCATTGAGTTAGAACCATATTTAACAGAGGCTTTGGAAGGGCTTGAGGGTTTTTCGAATTTGATTTTGCTTTACCATCTTCACCTGGTTGATGGCTATAAACTAAAAGTAAAACCATTTATGGACGACAAGGAGCACGGGGTTTTTGCTACACGATCACCTAAACGCCCATCTCCAATTGGAGTGTCAACTGTTGAGTTACTTAAAATTGAAGGAAATAGAATCTGGTTTACCGGTGCCGATATGCTGGACGGAACACCACTGATTGATATTAAACCGTTCTTCAGGCAAGTGGATAACCGGCCCGATGCAATTAGTGGTTGGCTGGATGCAAAAGACGATGATTTACCCGCCAAACACCGTTCCGATGATCGTTTTGCTTAA